A window of Microbacterium lushaniae genomic DNA:
ACGCGTGTTCATCGAGGTCCCGGACGAGTCGTGGATCGGCCGCGTCGCCGCCCCCGCCCGCATGACCGTGACGTGGCTCGACCGCTCCCGCCGCACCGGCGCGGCCGGCACGGGCCGCGCGTGCGCGCCCGGGCAGGCGCTGGCACGGGCGGTCTCGGCGTGGGCCGGTGAGATGCTCGGTCACGAGGACGACTCCACCCGCGTGATGCTGCTGGGCGGCTACCTCGGCACCGCCGAGATCGTCGACGACCTCACCGAGCGTCGCGGCGTGGCCCCTGCCTCGATCCACACGCCCGAGCGCTTCGGTCTCGCCACCGCCCGCTGAGCGGGCTCGCGGCGGCGTTCACGCGTCGCGCGGCACGTAGTTGCCGTCGGCCAGGCCCGCTTC
This region includes:
- a CDS encoding SIP domain-containing protein, translating into MSASPEHNPTACRASRHTRVQHLVTADESSLPELEALLATLPLCSTGRVFIEVPDESWIGRVAAPARMTVTWLDRSRRTGAAGTGRACAPGQALARAVSAWAGEMLGHEDDSTRVMLLGGYLGTAEIVDDLTERRGVAPASIHTPERFGLATAR